Proteins from one Portunus trituberculatus isolate SZX2019 chromosome 38, ASM1759143v1, whole genome shotgun sequence genomic window:
- the LOC123515202 gene encoding serine/threonine-protein kinase 16-like isoform X3 produces the protein MNTIGLTILVRMGNCLCARETIEINGNKYYIRDCIGEGGFSTVVLVESAISHKLYALKRITCHAQTDEKVALSEVEFHKALCHPNIVECIDSDLVGVPDLVGNKTSQVLILLPYFPRGTLHDELIRRQETNTPLEETTVLTTFRGICEAILCMHSAKPHALAHRDIKTANVLLKEDFTPVLMDLGSTARARVEVNGSSDARKLQDEAAEKSSMAYRAPELFNVEAFCHIDERTDVWSLGCLLYALCFYKSPFEAVYERGDSVALAVVSGNIKVPDTHPFSKDVIELIESLLKVNPEERPYVDWIVNSVDQLINKSAGAV, from the exons ATGAACACCATTGGCCTTACTATCCTGGTACGAATGGGTAACTGTCTCTGTGCCAGGGAAACAATCGAGATCAATGGAAACAAATATTACATAAGGGACTGCATTGGGGAAGG AGGGTTCAGcacagtggtgttggtggagagtGCTATCAGTCACAAACTCTATGCCCTCAAGCGCATCACTTGCCATGCTCAGACAGATGAGAAG GTTGCACTGTCTGAGGTGGAGTTTCACAAAGCATTATGCCATCCCAACATTGTGGAGTGCATTGACTCTGATCTAGTAGGAGTGCCTGACCTGGTGGGTAACAAAACCTCCCAagtcctcatccttctcccttaCTTTCCG cgAGGAACTTTGCATGATGAGCTAATACGAAGGCAGGAGACCAACACTCCCTTGGAGGAG ACAACAGTTCTCACCACCTTCCGAGGGATTTGTGAGGCAATCCTGTGCATGCATTCAGCCAAGCCTCATGCCCTGGCTCATCGGGACATTAAGACAGCCAATGTTCTCCTCAAAGAAGACTTCACTCCTGTCCTCATGGATCTTG GCTCCACAGCCAGGGCTCGAGTGGAAGTGAATGGCAGTTCTGATGCTCGCAAACTTCAAGATGAGGCAGCAGAAAAGAGTTCAATGGCCTACAGGGCTCCTGAGCTTTTCAATGTTGAGGCTTTTTGTCACATTGATGAACGAACAGATGTTTGG TCATTGGGATGCTTGCTGTATGCACTGTGCTTCTACAAGTCTCCCTTTGAAGCGGTGTATGAGCGAGGGGACAGTGTGGCTCTGGCTGTTGTCAGTGGTAACATCAAGGTACCAGACACTCATCCATTTTCAAAG gaCGTTATAGAATTGATAGAAAGTCTTCTGAAGGTGAACCCTGAGGAGCGGCCGTACGTGGACTGGATAGTGAACTCAGTGGACCAGCTCATCAACAAGTCAGCAGGGGCAGTATAG
- the LOC123515202 gene encoding serine/threonine-protein kinase 16-like isoform X2, protein MKNEIHPPYSWSSYKCPVQTINDAGGWHHSINSKDNTLSDMNTIGLTILVRMGNCLCARETIEINGNKYYIRDCIGEGGFSTVVLVESAISHKLYALKRITCHAQTDEKVALSEVEFHKALCHPNIVECIDSDLVGVPDLVGNKTSQVLILLPYFPRGTLHDELIRRQETNTPLEETTVLTTFRGICEAILCMHSAKPHALAHRDIKTANVLLKEDFTPVLMDLGSTARARVEVNGSSDARKLQDEAAEKSSMAYRAPELFNVEAFCHIDERTDVWSLGCLLYALCFYKSPFEAVYERGDSVALAVVSGNIKVPDTHPFSKDVIELIESLLKVNPEERPYVDWIVNSVDQLINKSAGAV, encoded by the exons ATGAAAAATGAGATACATCCTCCATATTCTTGGAGCTCTTACAAGTGCCCTGTTCAGACTATTAATGATGCAGGAGGGTGGCACCATTCAATTAACAG CAAAGATAACACGCTGAGTGATATGAACACCATTGGCCTTACTATCCTGGTACGAATGGGTAACTGTCTCTGTGCCAGGGAAACAATCGAGATCAATGGAAACAAATATTACATAAGGGACTGCATTGGGGAAGG AGGGTTCAGcacagtggtgttggtggagagtGCTATCAGTCACAAACTCTATGCCCTCAAGCGCATCACTTGCCATGCTCAGACAGATGAGAAG GTTGCACTGTCTGAGGTGGAGTTTCACAAAGCATTATGCCATCCCAACATTGTGGAGTGCATTGACTCTGATCTAGTAGGAGTGCCTGACCTGGTGGGTAACAAAACCTCCCAagtcctcatccttctcccttaCTTTCCG cgAGGAACTTTGCATGATGAGCTAATACGAAGGCAGGAGACCAACACTCCCTTGGAGGAG ACAACAGTTCTCACCACCTTCCGAGGGATTTGTGAGGCAATCCTGTGCATGCATTCAGCCAAGCCTCATGCCCTGGCTCATCGGGACATTAAGACAGCCAATGTTCTCCTCAAAGAAGACTTCACTCCTGTCCTCATGGATCTTG GCTCCACAGCCAGGGCTCGAGTGGAAGTGAATGGCAGTTCTGATGCTCGCAAACTTCAAGATGAGGCAGCAGAAAAGAGTTCAATGGCCTACAGGGCTCCTGAGCTTTTCAATGTTGAGGCTTTTTGTCACATTGATGAACGAACAGATGTTTGG TCATTGGGATGCTTGCTGTATGCACTGTGCTTCTACAAGTCTCCCTTTGAAGCGGTGTATGAGCGAGGGGACAGTGTGGCTCTGGCTGTTGTCAGTGGTAACATCAAGGTACCAGACACTCATCCATTTTCAAAG gaCGTTATAGAATTGATAGAAAGTCTTCTGAAGGTGAACCCTGAGGAGCGGCCGTACGTGGACTGGATAGTGAACTCAGTGGACCAGCTCATCAACAAGTCAGCAGGGGCAGTATAG